A region from the Corylus avellana chromosome ca7, CavTom2PMs-1.0 genome encodes:
- the LOC132187549 gene encoding LOB domain-containing protein 15 isoform X1 produces the protein MSRERERFDEIGKRIKRETDASSSHMGRRHMLGPPGTLNTITPCAACKLLRRRCAQECPFSPYFSPHEPHKFASVHKVFGASNVSKMLMEVPESQRADAANSLVYEANVRLRDPVYGCMGAISALQQQVQSLQAELNAVRAEILKHKYREANIMPSSHHHHVALLAASGAVSVAAPPPTPPPPPPPPLPPASSSSSMYTQQASASDYSTLSNDNIVSYFG, from the exons ATGTCCAGAGAAAG GGAGAGATTTGATGAGATAGGGAAGAGGATAAAGAGAGAGACCGATGCTTCTTCTTCTCATATGGGAAGAAGACACATGTTAGGTCCTCCTGGAACCCTAAACACCATTACTCCATGCGCTGCTTGTAAGCTCTTGAGACGAAGGTGTGCTCAAGAATGCCCCTTTTCTCCATACTTCTCTCCCCATGAACCCCACAAGTTCGCTTCTGTTCATAAAGTCTTTGGTGCTAGCAACGTCTCCAAGATGCTAATG GAGGTGCCGGAGAGTCAAAGAGCCGACGCGGCAAATAGTCTTGTTTATGAGGCGAACGTGAGGCTAAGAGACCCGGTCTACGGCTGCATGGGAGCCATCTCAGCTTTGCAGCAGCAAGTTCAATCTCTACAAGCTGAACTCAATGCAGTGAGGGCTGAGATACTTAAGCATAAATATCGGGAAGCTAATATCATGCCATcttctcatcatcatcatgtgGCTTTGCTCGCTGCTTCCGGGGCTGTTTCGGTTGCTGCACCTCCGCCAACTCCGCCTCCACCGCcgcctcctcctcttcctcctgcttcctcctcttcttctatGTACACCCAACAAGCCAGTGCTTCCGACTATAGCACCCTTTCAAATGATAATATTGTTTCCTATTTTGGTTAA
- the LOC132187549 gene encoding LOB domain-containing protein 15 isoform X2: MSRERERFDEIGKRIKRETDASSSHMGRRHMLGPPGTLNTITPCAACKLLRRRCAQECPFSPYFSPHEPHKFASVHKVFGASNVSKMLMVPESQRADAANSLVYEANVRLRDPVYGCMGAISALQQQVQSLQAELNAVRAEILKHKYREANIMPSSHHHHVALLAASGAVSVAAPPPTPPPPPPPPLPPASSSSSMYTQQASASDYSTLSNDNIVSYFG; this comes from the exons ATGTCCAGAGAAAG GGAGAGATTTGATGAGATAGGGAAGAGGATAAAGAGAGAGACCGATGCTTCTTCTTCTCATATGGGAAGAAGACACATGTTAGGTCCTCCTGGAACCCTAAACACCATTACTCCATGCGCTGCTTGTAAGCTCTTGAGACGAAGGTGTGCTCAAGAATGCCCCTTTTCTCCATACTTCTCTCCCCATGAACCCCACAAGTTCGCTTCTGTTCATAAAGTCTTTGGTGCTAGCAACGTCTCCAAGATGCTAATG GTGCCGGAGAGTCAAAGAGCCGACGCGGCAAATAGTCTTGTTTATGAGGCGAACGTGAGGCTAAGAGACCCGGTCTACGGCTGCATGGGAGCCATCTCAGCTTTGCAGCAGCAAGTTCAATCTCTACAAGCTGAACTCAATGCAGTGAGGGCTGAGATACTTAAGCATAAATATCGGGAAGCTAATATCATGCCATcttctcatcatcatcatgtgGCTTTGCTCGCTGCTTCCGGGGCTGTTTCGGTTGCTGCACCTCCGCCAACTCCGCCTCCACCGCcgcctcctcctcttcctcctgcttcctcctcttcttctatGTACACCCAACAAGCCAGTGCTTCCGACTATAGCACCCTTTCAAATGATAATATTGTTTCCTATTTTGGTTAA